From Desulfovibrio inopinatus DSM 10711, the proteins below share one genomic window:
- a CDS encoding sensor domain-containing diguanylate cyclase — translation MSRFIRSRHFQVFVIVLNCTFILFVAYMFEQLERRNYEQRLRTEVNDQASALRMRLESALMTRLHVAEWLREYVARHSDISQDDFALLAQDTLADHPGINTVQLARDGVVTHVYPKEGNESVLGLDILHGLPKDQQPAVSSAMQSSRPFLAGPVDLVQGGKSFIVRTPVYLKDAQQDGKKPQFWGLVTLLFSPLQLFDEAGLGKNDHLAVALRGKDSRGEKGDVFYGPPEIFQLNSIRTDIPLPSGKWNLAVMPKDGFSSFPLVWHIFLSGVLVAFISSWLLYLLLRRPEELRQAIDRATEALAESEKKFRGIFENAVHGIFQTTPEGSFITINPAMATILGYTDKRHFLIEAGTLCDLFYDSNMALSCMENLNAHNVMTVEARLHSKVGRTIWTRITAWSVKTDLGEIVGIEGMVDDITSKKQDEMRLKLFEKVFDNSLDGIVVTDDNASILAVNKAFTRITGYDREEVIGKEPSLLKSGSHDDFFYRAMWEQLQREGLWEGEIWNRRKNGEIYPEWLSISAIRENGQIAQFVAIFHDISDIKDQEERIRHQAFHDGLTGLPNRLLLDDRLEVALLQSSRAKVRTALLFLDLDDFKMINDTMGHAVGDKVLVHVANCLRFSVRDSDTVCRLGGDEFVLLLPDVVYESDIDHVVERILTSFGGGVEINGHRIPLSTSIGISIYPDNAQTAKELLEAADTAMYEAKALGKNACVRFSEMYE, via the coding sequence GTCATTTTCAAGTCTTTGTGATCGTACTCAATTGTACGTTTATTCTTTTCGTGGCTTATATGTTCGAACAATTGGAACGTCGCAACTATGAACAACGCTTGCGTACTGAGGTAAACGATCAGGCGTCCGCATTACGTATGCGTCTTGAATCAGCGTTGATGACTCGTCTTCACGTCGCTGAATGGCTTCGAGAGTATGTTGCCAGGCATAGTGATATCAGCCAGGACGACTTTGCTCTTCTCGCCCAAGACACATTGGCTGACCATCCCGGAATCAATACGGTACAGCTTGCCAGAGATGGAGTTGTTACACACGTTTACCCAAAGGAAGGGAACGAATCCGTTCTCGGTCTTGATATCTTGCACGGTCTGCCTAAAGATCAACAGCCCGCAGTCTCCTCGGCAATGCAGTCTTCACGTCCATTTCTTGCCGGGCCGGTCGACCTTGTACAAGGGGGAAAATCATTTATTGTACGCACCCCCGTCTATTTGAAAGACGCACAACAAGACGGGAAGAAACCTCAGTTTTGGGGGCTTGTAACCTTGTTGTTTTCTCCCCTGCAGTTGTTTGACGAGGCCGGCCTTGGAAAAAATGATCATCTGGCAGTCGCTCTTCGTGGAAAAGACAGTCGCGGTGAAAAGGGTGATGTTTTTTACGGTCCTCCCGAAATCTTTCAATTGAATAGTATTCGTACAGATATTCCTTTGCCCTCAGGGAAGTGGAATCTCGCCGTCATGCCAAAAGATGGGTTTTCCTCTTTTCCTCTGGTATGGCATATTTTTCTCAGCGGGGTATTGGTTGCCTTTATTTCAAGTTGGCTTTTGTACTTGCTTTTACGCAGGCCGGAAGAACTTCGCCAGGCAATAGACAGGGCCACGGAGGCCTTAGCAGAAAGCGAAAAGAAGTTTCGGGGTATCTTTGAAAACGCTGTGCATGGTATCTTTCAAACCACACCGGAAGGATCGTTTATTACCATTAATCCCGCTATGGCCACCATCTTGGGGTATACTGACAAGCGCCATTTTCTGATTGAAGCCGGCACACTCTGTGATCTTTTTTACGACTCCAATATGGCGTTGAGTTGTATGGAGAATCTGAATGCACACAATGTCATGACTGTAGAAGCTCGCCTTCATTCTAAGGTCGGCAGAACAATCTGGACACGTATTACGGCATGGTCGGTCAAAACTGATTTGGGGGAGATTGTTGGCATCGAAGGTATGGTCGATGATATTACAAGTAAGAAGCAAGATGAAATGCGACTCAAATTATTTGAGAAGGTTTTTGACAATTCTTTAGATGGTATTGTCGTGACGGATGACAATGCATCCATTCTGGCTGTGAATAAGGCTTTTACCCGCATCACTGGGTATGACCGTGAAGAAGTTATCGGAAAAGAACCTTCACTGCTGAAATCCGGAAGCCATGATGATTTCTTCTATAGAGCCATGTGGGAACAACTGCAGCGTGAAGGTCTATGGGAAGGAGAGATTTGGAATCGGCGCAAGAATGGAGAAATTTATCCAGAATGGCTGTCTATCAGTGCTATTCGTGAAAATGGGCAAATTGCACAGTTTGTGGCAATTTTTCACGACATTAGTGACATCAAAGATCAGGAAGAGCGCATTCGCCATCAAGCCTTTCACGATGGGCTTACCGGTCTGCCGAACCGATTGTTACTGGATGACCGGCTTGAAGTCGCGTTGTTGCAATCGAGTCGAGCCAAAGTTCGTACGGCCTTGCTTTTTCTCGACTTGGACGATTTCAAGATGATCAATGATACGATGGGACATGCTGTGGGAGATAAGGTACTTGTGCACGTTGCGAATTGTTTGCGGTTCAGTGTGCGTGACTCCGATACGGTTTGTCGCCTTGGTGGTGATGAATTTGTCCTGCTTCTCCCGGATGTTGTCTATGAATCAGACATTGATCATGTTGTAGAACGCATTCTCACGTCATTCGGTGGTGGGGTTGAAATTAATGGGCATCGAATCCCACTCAGCACAAGTATTGGCATCAGTATCTATCCTGACAATGCTCAAACAGCCAAAGAACTGCTCGAAGCAGCCGATACCGCAATGTATGAAGCCAAAGCGCTTGGCAAGAATGCGTGTGTTCGTTTTTCGGAGATGTACGAATAG